Proteins co-encoded in one Trichoplusia ni isolate ovarian cell line Hi5 chromosome 13 unlocalized genomic scaffold, tn1 tig00002271_group12, whole genome shotgun sequence genomic window:
- the LOC113506397 gene encoding protein FAM114A2 yields the protein MHTSDSEDFESADEGHGSPEKKERKKRLSSSNYSDNALETDQQPQEPKPSATAVKNIAKETDGWDDFDIDDNEPIAPPPTKAKVTDSKKEVEQKPTNVKADQKSQVPCWDEFDDWGQDDTVSTQRTEPPKPVQNKQSAQPDPNIKEVTDRLAAASTGASGGWGGWGWSVDSLLSTATAGISNITSQVSQGISTVLETGIGAPDPEELARSSVKANEAKAPVPAPISAEDGDKLQGRQGSSPEAGANAGDAAFPFGSLFSGVSKFVETTGTKVISGGLDTLETIGKKTMEVLQDGDPGLAKKRALLGLGAGDKPVLSQVLREAKAKADEDDRVREEKREAKEVHYENLFDDFEGLVHLEALEMLSKQISMRIEERMRSVDADKRQDIKETLQQVAELCEMPEEEEDDDEPPSEGVSKADAFHERLQTATQDLGLKLQFQPLVKQYTDILTYISGSPDTTVKGIYKRAVSGLAQATALSVEQYHKAAEMLLVKTRRSTADEADALTQMTVVLTKHISELATLFTEKLNGLPSDNTEQVNTYITNIFLEAGNSSTYIQNAFQLALPILQIGAV from the exons ATGCATACAAGCGATAGTGAGGATTTTGAAAGCGCAGATGAGGGCCATGGAAGCCCTGAAAAAAAGGAGAGGAAAAAGCGATTGTCGTCCTCAAATTACAGTGACAACGCATTGGAAACTGATCAACAGCCTCAGGAACCTAAACCAAGTGCCACTGCTGTGAAAAATATTGCA aaaGAAACAGATGGATGGGACGATTTCGACATAGATGATAATGAACCGATAGCACCTCCGCCAACAAAGGCCAAGGTAACGGACAGTAAAAAAGAAGTTGAACAAAAGCCAACCAATGTGAAGGCTGATCAAAAGTCACAGGTTCCCTGCTGGGATGAGTTTGATGACTGGGGTCAAGATGATACAGTTAGTACACAAAGA ACAGAACCACCAAAACCTGTACAAAACAAACAGTCAGCACAACCAGACCCTAATATAAAGGAGGTGACAGACAGACTAGCGGCGGCCTCTACTGGTGCAAGTGGTGGGTGGGGGGGATGGGGCTGGAGTGTGGACTCGCTCCTCAGCACCGCTACAGCTGGCATCAGTAATATCACCAGCCAGGTTTCTCAG GGTATATCAACAGTCCTAGAAACAGGTATTGGTGCTCCTGATCCTGAGGAACTGGCGAGGAGTTCAGTGAAGGCTAATGAGGCTAAAGCACCAGTACCAGCACCTATTAGTGCTGAAGATGGTGATAAACTTCAAGGCAGACAAGGCAGTTCTCCTGAGGCAGGGGCTAACGCTGGTGACGCCGCTTTCCCCTTTGGAAGCCTGTTCTCTGGTGTCTCCAAGTTTGTGGAGACCACTG GCACCAAAGTAATATCAGGTGGTCTGGATACCTTAGAAACGATAGGCAAGAAGACTATGGAGGTTCTCCAAGACGGTGACCCTGGGTTGGCCAAGAAGCGAGCTTTGCTTGGCCTGGGTGCTGGTGACAAGCCAGTCCTGTCCCAAGTCCTTAGAGAGGCCAAAGCCAAGGCTGATGAGGATGATAGGGTCAGAGAGGAGAAGAGAGAGGCCAAGGAAGTCCATTATGAGAATCTGTTTGATGATTTTGAAG GTTTAGTCCACTTAGAAGCGTTAGAGATGTTGTCTAAACAGATCAGTATGCGTATAGAAGAGCGCATGCGCAGCGTAGACGCGGACAAGCGGCAAGACATCAAAGAAACTCTGCAGCAAGTTGCCG AGCTATGCGAAATGCCGGAAGAAGAGGAAGACGATGATGAACCGCCTAGCGAAGGAGTCTCCAAAGCCGACGCCTTCCACGAGCGACTGCAGACCGCCACGCAGGACCTCGGCCTCAAGTTACAGTTCCAGCCTTTAGTCAA ACAATACACCGACATCCTAACCTACATATCGGGTAGCCCCGACACTACAGTGAAGGGTATCTACAAGCGCGCGGTGTCGGGGCTCGCGCAGGCGACCGCTCTTTCGGTAGAACAGTACCACAAGGCCGCCGAAATGTTGCTGGTCAAGACCAGGCGGTCTACAGCTGATGAGGCTGATGCTTTGACACA GATGACAGTGGTGCTAACTAAGCATATCAGCGAGCTTGCAACTTTATTCACAGAGAAACTGAATGGTTTACCTTCAGACAATACAGAACAAGTCAACACGTACATCACGAATATATTCTTAGag